The Papaver somniferum cultivar HN1 chromosome 6, ASM357369v1, whole genome shotgun sequence genome segment tcctctttcatatttactatcttggaactgatttgccacacttccaaacaagtttagaattggttcatcttacttccaagaactatgtgattgattatcctagaAAATCAGCAAACATGGgcttcacggttctaccaaaattattttcggttctacctccatgtgggtactagaaatagtcacgctagttaccaaaacttggttgaataggtactaggatcagttcccatatatatatggtatctaacttgtatttggtgcacatgtccatacggttcccaataactaaaaacgtgttgcacatgttcatagaatCGGTTCTCAATAACTAAAATCTTGTTGCAtctcttacaaggatcaattcccattttgtgatcggttgcacctcttactaggatcagtcccCCAATgtatagagttggtcataccaattacaacaagtcgatcataccatctcaggtgattacttaagatcggtttcactaataaaagtcataccaatacaaaagtcagtccttgtgaatagttttaccaagaacataagcaagtcatgagcagttatactaaacacacatattggtaattcaaaagatttgggATGAAAAAAAATACCTAttagcctagcgatttccctttcgattcataaaacaagtttatggattgtgcttcctttaaacgaatgtaaaaaattgtttcctaggacgaaatcttcacctcatactcatacataatcacaatagcattcaaacgattatgtcgatgtcttatatacgaagttcaaaagataagcgttatacttcgtattgtgttccttaatagtacgtctaactagagtataatcattcatagcttcgcagttatgttttcaatatgcacgacttaaaagatacgttagggaatgaaacaattcaatataaatattactaacctcaaatggaaggatgatgtcgtcgttgtagctccttacttcttcacattcttcaattcatcacgtaatacttgtaatgtctcatatcctaatactttcaagataacctatacgaagttgactctagcatataatcaagcaactctttaaatgatttttggtccactaaaatatgacaacaaaacttgacataccaacgcttggtgggttcaaccgatctgtgatctaacaatctccccctttgtcaattttagtgacaaaactcttacatcatatggataaacaaattacaagatacgcttgattcccaaattcaacagcacaataacctgtatacattcaatccataaaggccattgttgacattataataacaaagctaatactcccactaaaggtaagatatgtagattttcaatccgcacgtctttgttattccatcATCATaagatatgttactcccccttagtctatgctttactcttttcgttagatacaacgtttaagcaccattgtcctttcctttagcgataccaaatcaatacaaatcaatatcaatatcacttgtttactccatatatttctccccctttttgtcacaaaatgacaaaggtacgagcaaataaaagacaaaccgaaagtATCTTCCAAATCTCataagacttgcaacctataagagttaagcacgagggttccacacacaatttttgataaccaatatcaaaatcgaaactacaaattaattttgttttaatatgttaccaaggaaacaatttcccgaagcaattttccttaatagtttagcaaaccaaaaaatcgactaagcaccttagttcttttgctaaaccgattgcacaaatacaatcgcttgttcgataagaccaaaataaagatcagaatcaactctatttttctcatcaggctctagttatccatataacttagacctttcatttttaaaaaagacaagtactaggttacttaactagcatttcttgttaaggcattcgattaaacttgaataaccgaaacctccactttgataagtctaactaagatcagaattaacttagtttctattatccggaatcaaattggactaaacaaattcatcccgaaaaccttttcttttattaagccataaacaattcttacaaaccaaataaattaacccgcataattatttacctcaactggaagcaattgaaacaacagagacattaaagcaccgaaaattcaccgaaattttgtaagcctaaacgattgataccaaaaaataaagcaagataacaatagtttttcttaaccggaaacaattgaatcacacacacatacatacacaaataatggaataaacatcaattgtaccgaaattttgttaagcaaaagcaataaatatatgcaataaaatcaggcttttcttaaacaggaaaacgattaactaacaaatttgttacctcaaattccgcatcctcttcttcaATAATGTTTGCATAttcccagggagaattgataccaggatatcattatgttgtcatcctcttgcaagacaaaagaacaacaacaaccaacctttgccagagaaaggttgaaaaccagttttaccttatgcaatgcaaaagttgaaaccccgaaacacatatgattttatgctaaaccaaacgattcaacatattgtgactttttcacatattgtttcaatcagaacccctcatgatcctttcataaagcctaccaacatgggctagaacttaatcctgctaaatcaaaaagtcacccaaaccataagggttcacaccataagatcgaatattaaggttatgaaaaccgaaatcaaaacatcccataaacatacatagcaataagataaagcattcaagcactggccatgtaatcgaaaactatcacaagaaaaattataaactaattattttattcataaataagatagttttattcataatagtccaaatacaattattgaaagaaatcaaaaactgatgtctatttttctggattaagtattacaacatataacttaatgtTTTTAGAAGTATTCTTACCATTGTCTACTTCCTTCGCACTAATAATTCCGTTTATGACGAAATCTCATCGAGTAGACACTGAAACTTCCACAAAACATCCTCATAATGATTAAGAGAGATGGTAAGATGCATAGCATTATTTGAGGAATTCTCATGGGATGTTTTTATCAACTCCTTATAGTAGAGTACTCGTTTTCATTCAACATAGActcttttgttaagcaaaaatatTCTTCCAAGTAAGTCTAGTACACCATCTAGCAAACTGGATGCATGCACCTTTGAAGAAGATATGAGTTGAAATGATAGCATGTGTTGTTGCACAACGTTAGCCTGTCTGATTCCAGGGAATCAAGATATTTCTCAATCTCGTGAATATAAtatttgttgatacatgaaatatATCACCCCTTTAGCCGGGTTAGTGTGCCCTCAAGGAGGATAAAAGACcaacatgagacatggggacttAGGGGATCAAGCCCAAGTCCATCAAGAAAGTGTCTATTAaatggaaaggacaagggaggaattaataagaaagaagaaggtttcattagagaaggaatggcattagtagtaattaaataAGTTTAGGAGACATCGCATCATGTCATAAAATGATGGGGATTTTGGAAAGTCTACacaaagaaggacaaggtacaatggaaagacaactctctctcctACTATTCTTGGCAAAGTGAGGTCATTTTGGCTAGGAAGGGGTAGAACCTAACGAGAATTTGGGTactaacatttggcgaccacacctggAGACTCGTGCCTAGTTCATCATGACACACACAGAAGGCACTAACTCAGGCGCGACAGAGAGCCAAAACGTTCTTCCGCTCAATCAAGAAGGCGAGAGGGTGGGGATAGTGACAGACCCGATCACACAAGTGAGAAAACTAGGCACTACacgtgaagaagatgaacaacagAGAATTGAGGAAGCGCCACCCACCCATCCTTACCTCAATGAGCTACATAAGGAACTAGAAGGACATATACGCAGGGAACAAGAACTAAGAAGACTCATAAAGGCATCCAATGCCGAAAAGAGCGCCAAAGAAATAATGGAGAAcgcagaggaggaagaagaagaccccGTAGCTACAACGCAAGAGGCGATGACAAGATACTTAGAAACGAATTATAGAGTTGTAAAGCAAAACAATTACAACTTCATGGCGAGTCCTTATTCCTCTGAAATAACAGCATATCAATACACGGAGGACTACATTTCACCCAAATATAAGATTTATAATGGTCAAGGTAACGCAAGAGAGCACCTCAGCAGGTTCTTATCCGATATGTATGATCGCGCAACTGATGGGAAACAATGCTTAAGAGAGTTCCCAAAGTCGTTAACTGATACAACATTCACTTGGTATGATAACCTAAAGTCAGGAAGCATCAACTCGTGGTCAACCATGTCTACGCTCTTCCTCATAAAATTCTACTCAGCAAAGAGGAAAGTCACAACAATAGACCTGAGTAAGTGCAATCAACGCTCAGGCGAGGAGATAGGAAAATACATAGCCAGATTTCGCCTACTCACCCTTAATTACCATGAGGACGTCAGGGAAGAAGCGCTAGTGGAAATTTGCGTACGATAGATGACCCCACCTTTTAAGAAAAGCCTGGTCAACTTCCGCTTCCCCACTTTTGTGGAGTTAGAATAAGCGGCTGCAAGGATCGATGTCTGCATTGAGGAGACGAACTCAGACTACATATGGAGAAACTCGGTGAACACCGCATCAACCGCGCCCACAAATACCCGCGCAAATAACAGCCGAGAAGGTTGGGGAACACATACGCTTCCACCACCCTTTCCCTGCAGCAAGGAACAAATTGTGGGATTACTGGAATAATGGATAGCAAACAGAGAAAACCAACTGCCGCCAACAAAGACAGACTCCAGCGCTATTGACACAAATGACGCCAGGTATTGTCACTACCACCGCAGGGTAAATCATCCCACGATTGATTGCTTCATCCTTCGGAGGATgttccagaaaaagttggatatAGGCGAGATTGAGATGAACAATCCGGAAAGCGGAAAAACAACCCAACACCAAATCATGATGCTCTCTCATGATCCAAGCGGGGGTGTTTGGAAGCCGTGGGACGATGAGGAGGAAGAAGCGTGTGAAGTCGAGGCGGAAAACCCAGCATTCCCAATCACAGACAGTGTAGCCGTCCAGTTCGCTAAAACGATGCTAGCCCAACAATTCTTCGACTCCCTCGGCTTCAGCGAATACCAAATCAGATAAGCGTCTAAGGCTATAGCCGCCATAGCGGCGGGTAAGCCTTGTGGTCTTCTCCCCAAGGAATCAATCGTGTTCAAAAATGAGGATATCTGTTACCCGGGAGAACACTTCATGCCTCTGTACCTCACAGTTCACATGAACAAGCAACCGCTAAAGAGGGATTTCATCGATGGGGGCGCGTCCCTGAACCTGATCTCAATGCACACATTGGAAGTCCTAGGCGTGCAACGGTCCACCATAAGGAATGCAAGCTACAACAGTGAAAGGATTCAGAGGCCACGCTCAGACATCCATCAGGATCGTCATCTTGGTCATGAGGGACGGTCCCATTCAAGGGCCAACGCCGTTTTACGTGCTGGAAGACGACACTACGTTCCATGTGTTATTAGGACGAGGATGGTTGCTTAATCATAAGGTGGTCACATCAACATATCATCAGTGTGTAAAGACTAACATATGTGGTAAGCATTACCGAATTCCCGATACGAATAACCCCTTCGGGCCAGAGAAAGCATACATGGCGGACGTAATTTTCTATGACGATCCTAAGAAGGAAGACGAGGTGCCAGAAGTACAGCTCATCCTGTTACCAAAatggggagaagaagaaaaatcagaaTCAACCAAGTATGTGTTTAGCCCGTCCAGATTGGTGTTCCCAAcggagaagaagaggaaacaaggcGAGTAACCCGGTTTTCAACGATTCTCCAAGCCAAATGGGGGACATGTGTATCTCTTATAGCTATTAGCTGAGGGAGCACCCGCTAGCAGACAAGACTACGCCGACGTACAAATGAATGAAGCGAAAGCTCCTGATGAAGGAATCAAGCAAAGTTTATCCAAGCTCCCTTATAACACGATTGATGATGAAGAGATACGAAACCAATGGACGGATGCTATCACCAAGGTCGCCgaagaaataacacaagaagacCACAGTATGGATGAAATGGAAGAAGTCGACATAGGGACGCAAGGAGATGAGCGCCCAATCATGATAAGTAAGAATCTGGATAGAGAGGAGGTGGAAACCTTGATCGCGCTACTTAAAAATTACAAGGACGTGTTCGCTTATTATTACGAAGAGATGCGGGGTCTGGACAGCGACCTTGTGGTATACAACCTCGGAGTATCACCTGAATTCAAACCCGTGAAACAAAGGAGCAGGGAATTTCCCAGAGCCAATGCTCTCGGAATAAAATAAGAAGTGGACCGACTGCTTAAATCCAAGTTCATCAAGCCGATACATCACCCTACCTGGCTAGCAAACATTGTGCCAGCAACCACGAATAATGGGAAAGTCAGGTGTTGTGTGGATTACAGAGACCTGAATCGGGCTTGCCCAAAGGACGATTTCCCGCTACATCGACATGACGCTGGACGCGACAGCGAGAAAGGGGAGGTATTCTTTTATGGATGGCTTCAGCGGATACAATCAAGTGAAGATGGATCCCTCGGAAGCTAAAACGACTGCCTTCCAAACTCCTTATGGCAACTTCTATTATGTGGTAATGCCATTTGGCTTAAAGAATGCTGGCGGCACGTACAAACGCGCCATGACGTCCATATTCCATGACTTACTGCACCAAATGGTGGAAGTGTACGTCGACGACATCGTGGTCAAGACACAAGAAGCCGAGGACCATATCTCTCACTTGAAAACAACTTTCGAAAGGTGCAGAAAATTCAAACTCAAGATGAACCTACTCAAGTGCGCCTTCGGAGTGACACCCGGGAAGTTCCTAGGCTTCATAGTAACTAACGAAGGAGTCCAAGTGGATCTAAGCAAAGTAGAGGCCATCACAATGATGACATCTCCATCCAGCACCAAAGAGCTGCAAGCTTTCATATGGCGGATATCATATTTACGACTTTTCGTTCCTGGTTTGGCGCAGTTAATGACTGCGTTCCTTCCCCTCTTAAATAAAGGCACACCCTTTGTGTGGGGAGAAACACAATGCACCACGTTCGAAAAGTTAAAAGAATGCCTTGTCATCCCCAGAGTTCTCAGGCCCCCAATACGAGGAGTCCCCCTCTATCTCTACACGACCTTCACTGCTTCGGCAATAGGCGCGGTCCTTGCACAAGACATGGGAGGAGACAAGTTGTCGCCTATCTATTATGTTAGACGAGTTTTGCGAGATGCGGAATTAAGGAACCTACGTGTATAACAGGCGTATCTAGATTTCATGTATACGATGCAGAAGTTGAGGCCCTATCTCTTGACACACGAGACTATCGTGGTGGCGACGGCGAACCCCATAGCCTACCTAGCCTCGAAACCTGTCTTAACAGGAAGGACCGCCCGGTGGCTGCTACAGCTATCAGATTTCGAGCTCAAATACCAACGCCCGAACGCGGTGAGAGGACAAGCAATAGCCGATCTCATGGCAATGTTCCCGAGAGAAGGTGACGATGAGGTACACGAATACATACCTGGAGAAGTGGAAACCGCATATGTTGATAAGCCTTGGACAATGTTCTTTGACGGGTCATCATATGGTACTGTCGGAGGAGCCGGGGTGGTATTTGAAGCGCCACAAGGAGAACTGCTCTCGTATTCGATTAAATTGGACTTCACATGCAGTAACGATGTCGCAGAATATGAATCCTTGATTTTGGGACTTTTAATGGCAAAGGATCTCAATCTGGGAAGCGTGGAAGTCAAAGGTGATTCAAGACTCGTGACAAACCAAGTGAATGGCGACTTTCATGTCAAAAAGCCGCATTTAGCGCCCTATCGGGCAGAGGCCCAAAGATTGATGAACTAAATGGGGTCGGCCCTGGATCATACAGGTAGGGTTGGAAACAAGCACACAGACGCTCTGGAAACCCTGGTAATAAAAGTGAAATTGAATGGCGAGGAAGAGGGTACCGTCACAATAAAGAGAAAGGAGTTACCTAACACTTGAAAAGAGAATTGTCCTTCGAGGAAGCAGACGACTGGAGACGAGTGTATATTGAAGACCTGACTCGTATGGACGAAGGACGAGTGATATTCACCCAATCTATGAAGCAATTCGTTGTGATCCAAGGAGCCTTGTATTACAGGGCAGCCGGAGGATCTCTCGCGAGGTGCGTAAATAAAAGAGAAGCcgagaagtttctccaggaaacTATGTGGGAACATGTGGAAAAACCGGCGCCGTTCACCTCTACAGGAAACTTCAGAGGAAGGGCGTGTATTGGCTAAGTATGTCAGCTCAAGCATCAGCACTCCAAGACAGCTGCGCTGATTGCCAAGCACCACCGCAACCCGCGGAATTCTGCACCATCGAAGAAGTAGATTGGAGGCAACTCTATTTCATTTTATCCAGCACGAGAAATTACCAAACGAAAGACAGGCGGCCCTCAAAATCCAAAGAAAATGGACGCATTTCTTCATACACGAGGGTGTTCTTTATCGCATAAGTTATGGTAACGCTGCATTACGATGTCTGTCAAACCAGGAAGCGGTAGAAGTCATGACCCGGTCCCATGATGCGGAACATCAAGGAATGTGGAAACTGTTCCTGCAGTTATACGAAGGAGGCTTCTACTGGTCAACCATGGATAGTGATACTACGGTACACGTCCGAAAATGCTTACACTGCCAAACACACGGAAATCTGATCCAAGCACCTCATGCCCTGATACATAGCATAGTAACGCCCTGGCCGTTCCATAGTTAGGGACTTGATCTCATAGGACCGATCAACCCAACGTCCTTAAAGCGTCATAAATACATAATAGCAACAACGGAGTATGcgtccaagtgggtcgaagcaataCCCCTCAAAGATTACTTCGGAGCCACAATAGCCGCGTTCATCAAGGATCACATCATTTACGGGTTCAGCGCGCCCATGATAATTAGAGTAGACAACACTAAGTCGTTCGTGAATAAAGACGTGATCGACTTGCTCCGCAAATACAACACAAGTCTTAACACGTCAACCCCTTATTATCCCAAAGGAAATGGGCAGGCGGAAGCAACAAACAAGAAGCTCATCCGCATCCTTAGTAGAATAGTGCATGATCATCACAGAGAATGGCACGAGCAGCTACCATTGGCACTTTGGGCATATAGGATTTCAAAACGCATCTCTACAGGAGCATCACCTTATTCACTAGTTTATGGGGAAGATGCAATACTACCTGCATAGATAGCGATCCCTTCTGCAAGAATAGCAATGGCTAGCCATACTACACCCGACGAAATAAGCCGCTTCGCTCACTTAGACACATAAGAGGAAAGGAGAACACGAGCAGAGAGATTTGCAGAAGCTTATAAAAAGCGCGCAACTAACTACTACAACAAGAGCATAAAGGAAAGAACATTCAAGGTAGATGAGCTGGTTTCAAAAATCGCCCCGCATGTACAAAGGAACGCCAGCGCCGGGAAGTTTGCTGCTAACTGGGAAGGCCCGTTCATGATAAGGAAAGTGGCAGAAAGCGGGTACTACAAGCTCAGACTATGAACGGACCAAAGTCAAAACGCATATCAATGGAAAGTGGTTGAAAATATTCTACGCATAAGTCACACTATGTAAACATCCGTCCAGAGCAATAAAAGTAAGTTTGTGAAAACCGTACAcccacaaaaggtctcaggggagccaaaggcgcctgattgactgacaaattcacaaaaggtctcaggcatCCAAagacgcccgatcgactgacaaattcacaaaaggtctcgggaccaaaggcgcccgatcgactgaaaaattcacaaaaggtctcaggcagccaaaggcgcccgatcgactggcaAATTCACAAAGGTCTCAggaagccaaaggcgcctaaTCTACTggaaaattcacaaaaggtctcaggtagccaaaggcgcctgattgactgacaaattcaaaaAAGGTCTCAGGCACCCAAAGGCACCTGATTGActaacaaattcacaaaaggtctcaggcagCCAAAGgcgtccgatcgactgacaaattcacaaaaggtgtTAGGAAGctgaaggcgcctgattgactgaaaaattcacaaaaggtctcggaaCAGCCAAAGGCGCCAGATTGACTGACATTCACAGAGGTCCCAGGACAGCCAAAGGCACCCGATCGACTAATGCCCAGGGGGGGGGGGGAGTAGATGCATTTCACTAACGCCCACTCCACCCAATaccctttcaataaaaaaaagGGGGTAGGCGTGTTTCACCAACGCccgccccacccaacaccctttcaacaaaaagaggagggaataggcgcgtttcactaatgaccgcctcacccaacaccctttcaatagagtaggcgtgtttcactaacgcccaccccacccaataACCTCTCAACAAAAAGAGGAGGGGAGTAGGCATGTTTCACTaatgcccaccccacccaacaccctttcaataaaaagaaggGGGGGTAGGCGCGTTTCACCAACGCCTACCcaacccaacaccctttcaacaaAAAGAGGGGGAGGTGTATTTCACTAACGctcaccccacccaacacccttttaACAAAAAGAGGGGGgaataggcgcgtttcactaaagTTCACCCTACCCAACACCCTTTTAACAAAAAgaagagggagtaggcgcgtttcactaacgacCGCCTCACCCAACACCCTCTCAAAAAAAGATGGagagagtaggcgcgtttcactatgACGATAACCTTCTTTTATCAGTGGTAACCCCCTCATAAAAGAGGGAGGAAGTACGCACACCcttctcacaaaaaaaaaataacaaaaaaaaaaataacaacaagacaaaataacaaagaGAAACATGAGAGGGAGGGAGTGAGCacattcaaaaaaaaagagaagagaagaagaaagaaagggaagaaaacaaCATTacaacttaaaaagaaaaaactattcATACTGATTCAGAACAAACATAAAAGGGAAACCAAGCGTCAAAATGAAAAGACAACCCTGCAGAGGTACACTCAACCTAATCAGCCATTAACGCCCGACAACGAGCAAtatctgctacaaaacttccaCCATCAAACGTCTGTCATCACACTAGGCAGTATCCAAGCGAAGATCCTGATCAGCTTCATGTACCAAATGATAGATGTCTTGAATAACTTCACCCTCAGCCCCGGCTTCACGAGCAAGATAAAGAGTGTCCTCATGATCATCGTACTCTTTACGAGTTTTATCCTGACGAATTAACCAAAGCGTCCACAACAAACCCGcttcttcttttaaaactaaTAAGCGCGCCAAATCATCCTCAAGATAGGAATAAGGTACGAGCGTAGACGCAGCCGCCAAGGTCAGTGTATGCCTAAGAAGTGGTAAGGATATCTGATCAGAAATCCAGAGATGTCAATCGGAAATGGCGCGATCTATAATAGCCATCAACATCATAGAATCTGCGAATAATTGACTGGCTGTGTCACGAGCGGTAGTAGCCTCGTACAACGCTCCTTGGATCTCTAATGGCACGCAACCTGACGGTTCATCTTGTCGAGCAGTCTGGTACGCCTCATGTTGTAACCTAAAGTTCTCGCGCTTGACATATCTATTTACCTTCATCTGCTTTCGAAGCTCATCGATTTCAGACTTCACAAGCATAAGTCGCTTCAATTCATAGCGTCTGAATCTCGCTGAAATGAACATGGGAATaagtgatgagcacgaaagtgcgacacattttcacccataagtACATTagatgggactcattttatcactaataaacttgtttgtaggtgtttataggaaataaacgtttttggagaattggctcgaaaaaatgttatttgcatctggaggacacgtgttatttggactctcaaTGTTGGTTAAGAGACACCTCAATTACGAAGGAGCACCTCAACGAATAATGGAAACCTTCCTaactatttacaccccaaaaggcaagtgctaaagggatacCCGTACAggattggggggggggggggacatcttcttcccaaattcaaaatcagaaaatggtgggaaatgaagttctcaccTGCGAAGTTTGTGAATCGATTTCTGCACGGGTTTGAAGGAGATTAAATAGCTGAAATTAGCATAGAATATCATGTTTTCattaaacagggttggtatgtCCGTTTAAACAGATTAAATTTGGTTATTTTGTCGAGAGAAGGAAACATGGGAGTACGTGGATGGTAGGACTTTCTGCATTGAACTCGAGCAGATTTGGTGAGATTTTCTTTCCGTATTTGATTGAGAACGAGTTTTCACGGTCAACAGAAGGTAGTAACTGCTTTAGATTTGATAATCAAAGGATATTTCTTCGGTTGGAacaaaacagggaagagagaGTATTACGGGTAGTTATCCTACGGGATTTACGTGAATGATAAGGGAGAATATCTTCCCTAATTGATTTCATTATATCTATGAGATTTATTTGCCAACTCAGAGACGTCTGGAAGTGTAGTGTAGAACATAGAAGAAGATATATCGGGAATTATTGTTGGATTTGGAAGATTACAGGGAACAAAATAAACCGGAGATATTCTGTTTTAATGAAGGGTGTATTTTTGGAAGAATTGCTTGTGGATGCTTCTTGTTTAACGTCAGCATGGATAAGAACTGAACGTGTTAACTGTGTCGACATCAAAagaaaggaaattattcccgGGAGCAATAAAGAGAAGATATTCACATTTACTCGGAGATTTGGAGGTGAAGTTGGCTATAAAAAGGCATTACAGGGTTCATAGATGGGTATCGAGAGTTAGGGAGAAGAGTAGAGGAtagcagatttttctgctgctgcagaaaagaagaagaagaacagactacACTTGTAGTCTGTCATTTAGAACTTTCACTGTTTTTTCCAATatcgacagttttctgcgacaaaACAAAACAATTGTTTTTTATAACAgtcattgtaacagttttgtagcggcttaacagCGTTGCAAAACTCAGTTTTCTTATCTTTTCAcatcttgtaagcacttttgagtaataaaaatgaattttgagcgtgtctacattatgaggagttaaacccctacactgggtcaacggatgaatccgaatttcatatatgggtg includes the following:
- the LOC113291414 gene encoding uncharacterized protein LOC113291414 yields the protein MTHTEGTNSGATESQNVLPLNQEGERVGIVTDPITQVRKLGTTREEDEQQRIEEAPPTHPYLNELHKELEGHIRREQELRRLIKASNAEKSAKEIMENAEEEEEDPVATTQEAMTRYLETNYRVVKQNNYNFMASPYSSEITAYQYTEDYISPKYKIYNGQGNAREHLSRFLSDMYDRATDGKQCLREFPKSLTDTTFTWYDNLKSGSINSWSTMSTLFLIKFYSAKRKVTTIDLSKCNQRSGEEIGKYIARFRLLTLNYHEDVREEALVEICVR